The following coding sequences lie in one Leucobacter allii genomic window:
- a CDS encoding potassium-transporting ATPase subunit F yields the protein MIVFELLAAGLGVAAIVYLVFALVNPERF from the coding sequence GTGATCGTCTTCGAACTTCTCGCCGCCGGCCTCGGGGTCGCGGCGATCGTGTATCTCGTGTTCGCTCTCGTGAACCCGGAGCGCTTCTGA
- the kdpA gene encoding potassium-transporting ATPase subunit KdpA: MTWVHALLALATVAVILGVLHRPFGDYMAWVYASRKDWKVERGIYTVIGVDSQTEQTWQAYLRSVLAFSAVGLLIVYGLQRLQQWLPYSLGLEAPSEHLSFNTAASFVGNTNWQSYSPELTVGYTVQFAGLAVQNFVSAAVGIAVAIALVRGFASRRSGTIGNFWVDLIRGTLRILLPIAVVGAIALMIGGVIQNFTGFTTVTTITGATQTIPGGPTASQEAIKLLGTNGGGFFNANSSHPFENPTAWTNVFQVLLMLVIPFSLPRTFGRMVGDHRQGNAILSVMAILYVASFSILTALESAGMGAAPELAGGAMEGKEQRFGIIGSTLFATTSTGTSTGAVNSMHDSYTALGGMMPMLNMMLGEVTPGGVGSGIYAILILAVIAVFISGLLIGRTPEYLGKKIGPREIKLAALTILVAPTLVLAGTALSFAIPGVREEVENTSIWNPGIHGMSEVLYAFTSAANNNGSAFAGLTANTPWLNTALGIAILLGRFVPIVFVLALAGSLAAQDRVPTTSGTLPTHRPMFVGLLIAVTVLVTALTFFPVLALGPLAEGLM, translated from the coding sequence ATGACCTGGGTGCACGCGCTGCTCGCCCTCGCCACCGTCGCCGTCATCCTGGGCGTGCTGCACCGCCCGTTCGGCGACTACATGGCCTGGGTCTACGCGTCCCGCAAGGACTGGAAGGTCGAACGCGGGATCTACACGGTCATCGGCGTCGACTCGCAGACCGAGCAGACCTGGCAGGCCTACCTGCGCAGCGTGCTCGCGTTCTCCGCGGTCGGCCTGCTGATCGTCTACGGTCTGCAGCGTCTCCAGCAGTGGCTGCCGTACTCGCTGGGCTTGGAGGCCCCGTCGGAGCATCTGTCGTTCAACACCGCGGCCTCGTTCGTCGGCAACACGAACTGGCAGTCGTACTCGCCGGAGCTCACCGTCGGCTACACCGTCCAGTTCGCGGGTCTCGCGGTGCAGAACTTCGTGTCCGCCGCAGTCGGGATCGCGGTCGCGATCGCGCTGGTGCGCGGGTTCGCGTCCCGACGCTCGGGCACGATCGGGAACTTCTGGGTCGACCTGATCCGCGGCACGTTGCGCATCCTGCTGCCGATCGCCGTGGTCGGTGCGATCGCGCTGATGATCGGCGGGGTGATCCAGAACTTCACCGGGTTCACCACCGTCACCACGATCACCGGCGCCACGCAGACGATCCCCGGCGGCCCGACGGCGTCGCAGGAGGCGATCAAGCTGCTCGGCACCAACGGCGGCGGGTTCTTCAACGCGAACTCGTCTCACCCGTTCGAGAACCCCACGGCGTGGACGAACGTGTTCCAGGTGCTGCTGATGCTCGTCATCCCCTTCTCGCTGCCCCGCACCTTCGGACGGATGGTGGGCGACCACCGTCAGGGGAACGCGATCCTCTCCGTGATGGCGATCCTGTACGTGGCGTCGTTCAGCATCCTCACCGCACTGGAATCCGCCGGCATGGGCGCCGCCCCCGAGCTCGCGGGCGGCGCCATGGAGGGCAAGGAGCAGCGGTTCGGGATCATCGGATCCACCCTGTTCGCCACCACCAGCACCGGCACCTCCACCGGCGCGGTGAACTCCATGCACGACTCGTACACCGCCCTGGGCGGGATGATGCCGATGCTGAACATGATGCTCGGCGAAGTCACCCCGGGCGGTGTCGGCTCCGGGATCTACGCGATCCTGATCCTCGCGGTCATCGCCGTGTTCATCTCGGGTCTGCTGATCGGACGCACCCCGGAGTACCTGGGCAAGAAGATCGGTCCGCGCGAGATCAAGCTCGCCGCGCTCACCATCCTCGTCGCGCCCACCCTGGTGCTGGCCGGAACGGCGCTCAGCTTCGCGATCCCCGGCGTCCGGGAAGAGGTGGAGAACACATCGATCTGGAACCCCGGCATCCACGGGATGTCCGAGGTGCTGTACGCGTTCACGTCCGCGGCGAACAACAACGGTTCCGCGTTCGCGGGTCTCACCGCGAACACGCCGTGGCTGAACACCGCGCTGGGGATCGCGATCCTGCTGGGACGGTTTGTGCCGATCGTGTTCGTCCTCGCCCTGGCGGGCTCTCTCGCCGCGCAGGACAGGGTTCCGACCACCTCCGGCACCCTCCCCACGCACCGTCCGATGTTCGTCGGGCTGCTCATCGCGGTCACCGTCCTCGTGACCGCACTCACCTTCTTCCCCGTACTCGCGCTAGGTCCGCTCGCAGAAGGGCTGATGTAA
- the ybaK gene encoding Cys-tRNA(Pro) deacylase: MAKRTPGPSTPATAALARAGIPFAVRAYAHDPAATDFGAEAVRELGVAPERVFKTLLAEIDGGLAVAIVPVSARLDLKALAAVLGGKKAVMADPALAQRKTGYVVGGISPFGQRTRLPTVLDASALALPAVLVSGGRRGLDLELAPADLLRACGASAAEIAR; encoded by the coding sequence ATGGCGAAGCGCACCCCAGGCCCCTCCACGCCCGCGACCGCGGCCCTCGCCCGGGCGGGCATCCCGTTCGCGGTGCGGGCGTACGCGCACGACCCGGCCGCGACGGACTTCGGCGCGGAGGCCGTGCGGGAGCTCGGCGTCGCCCCCGAGCGCGTCTTCAAGACGCTGCTGGCGGAGATCGACGGGGGACTCGCCGTCGCCATCGTACCGGTTTCGGCGCGGCTCGATCTCAAGGCGCTCGCCGCCGTGCTCGGCGGCAAGAAGGCGGTCATGGCCGACCCCGCGCTCGCGCAGCGCAAGACCGGGTACGTCGTCGGGGGAATCAGCCCGTTCGGCCAGCGCACGCGCCTGCCCACGGTGCTCGACGCCTCCGCGCTCGCGCTGCCCGCCGTGCTCGTCTCGGGCGGCAGGCGCGGGCTCGATCTCGAGCTCGCGCCCGCCGATCTGCTGCGGGCCTGCGGGGCGAGCGCCGCTGAGATCGCCCGCTGA
- a CDS encoding spore germination protein GerW family protein: MANLTKQLADTVTEVGVNAAFGAPIEVDGTTIIPVACTSYGFGAGEGEGSGALGDGESSGPDAQGVGSGGGGGGMAIPVGAYVSRDGATRFEPNLIALIAVGVPFVWVAGRALARIIRALKK, encoded by the coding sequence ATGGCGAATCTCACGAAGCAGCTGGCGGACACCGTGACCGAGGTCGGCGTGAACGCCGCGTTCGGCGCACCCATCGAGGTCGACGGCACCACGATCATCCCGGTCGCATGCACGAGCTACGGTTTCGGTGCGGGCGAGGGCGAGGGCTCCGGCGCGCTCGGCGACGGCGAGAGCTCCGGCCCCGACGCGCAGGGCGTCGGCTCGGGCGGAGGCGGCGGGGGCATGGCGATCCCCGTCGGGGCCTACGTCAGCCGCGACGGCGCGACGCGCTTCGAGCCGAACCTCATCGCCCTCATCGCCGTCGGCGTCCCCTTCGTCTGGGTTGCGGGGCGCGCGCTCGCCCGCATCATCCGCGCGCTCAAGAAGTAG
- the kdpC gene encoding K(+)-transporting ATPase subunit C: MNTQARGVGRTIWVATRAMALLTLVLGVGYTLVITGIGQVALPAQTNGSILTDEDGDPVGSSLIGQSFTDADGEPLPEYFQSRPSAAGDGYDGGASSGSNLGPENADLIAAIAERTSHVAEFNGVTEADVPADAVTASASGLDPHISPQYAQIQIDRVAQARGVPVEQVRGLVAAHTQGPDVGYLGESRVNVLELNLALGEWEG, from the coding sequence ATGAACACGCAAGCTCGCGGAGTCGGGCGCACGATCTGGGTCGCCACCCGCGCCATGGCGCTCCTGACCCTCGTCCTCGGCGTCGGCTACACGCTGGTGATCACCGGCATCGGGCAGGTGGCCCTGCCGGCCCAGACCAACGGGTCGATCCTCACCGATGAGGACGGCGACCCAGTCGGGTCGTCGCTGATCGGCCAGTCCTTCACCGACGCGGACGGCGAGCCGCTGCCGGAGTACTTCCAGTCGCGGCCCTCCGCCGCAGGCGACGGGTACGACGGCGGCGCCTCCTCCGGGTCGAACCTCGGGCCGGAGAACGCTGACCTGATCGCCGCGATCGCCGAGCGCACGTCGCACGTCGCCGAGTTCAACGGCGTCACCGAGGCCGACGTGCCCGCGGATGCGGTGACCGCGTCCGCGTCGGGACTGGACCCGCACATCAGCCCCCAGTACGCGCAGATCCAGATCGACCGGGTTGCCCAGGCGCGCGGGGTCCCCGTGGAGCAGGTGCGGGGACTCGTCGCGGCGCACACCCAGGGCCCGGACGTCGGGTATTTGGGAGAATCGAGGGTGAACGTTCTGGAACTGAACCTCGCCCTGGGTGAGTGGGAGGGCTGA
- a CDS encoding SGNH/GDSL hydrolase family protein: MTQQRAEDRSGIELPWSRFVAIGDSFTEGVGDPDADSPGGLRGWADRFAEVLSGFGGEFSYANLAVRGKLIQQIAEEQVDAALDLRPDLVSVCAGGNDVIRPGSDPDEVAARLERIVSRLREGGATILLFTGVDTAFQPVFRTIRGKVAIFNENVRKVAQRHDCVVVDQWALEELQDSRYWAGDRLHLNALGHHTIARAALDALNVPHDLPPLDPPALPVRGWRQARKEDVVWAREHLVPWVIRRIKHVSSGDHITAKRPLAEALRVVAEPPTPE; this comes from the coding sequence GTGACGCAGCAGCGGGCGGAGGACCGGAGCGGGATCGAACTGCCGTGGTCGCGGTTCGTGGCCATCGGCGACTCCTTCACCGAGGGCGTCGGGGATCCCGACGCCGACAGTCCCGGCGGCCTGCGGGGCTGGGCGGACCGCTTCGCGGAGGTGCTCAGCGGCTTCGGCGGCGAGTTCTCATATGCGAATCTCGCGGTGCGCGGCAAGCTCATCCAGCAGATCGCCGAGGAGCAGGTGGACGCGGCGCTCGATCTGCGCCCCGACCTCGTGAGCGTCTGCGCGGGGGGCAACGACGTGATCCGTCCGGGCAGCGATCCCGACGAGGTCGCGGCCCGGCTCGAACGGATCGTGTCCAGGCTCCGCGAGGGCGGTGCCACGATCCTGCTCTTCACGGGCGTCGACACCGCGTTCCAGCCCGTCTTCCGGACGATCCGCGGCAAGGTCGCGATCTTCAACGAGAACGTGCGGAAGGTCGCGCAGCGCCACGACTGCGTCGTGGTCGACCAGTGGGCGCTCGAGGAGCTCCAGGACAGCCGGTACTGGGCCGGCGACCGGCTGCATCTGAATGCGCTCGGGCACCACACGATCGCCCGTGCCGCGCTGGACGCGCTCAACGTCCCGCACGACCTGCCGCCGCTCGACCCGCCGGCGCTCCCGGTGCGCGGCTGGCGGCAGGCCCGCAAGGAGGACGTGGTGTGGGCGAGGGAGCACCTCGTCCCCTGGGTGATCCGCCGGATCAAGCACGTCTCATCCGGAGACCACATCACCGCGAAGCGCCCGCTGGCCGAGGCGCTGCGCGTCGTCGCGGAGCCCCCTACCCCGGAGTAG
- the kdpB gene encoding potassium-transporting ATPase subunit KdpB: MSTITEPRPEPAGTPTRTGGFTWEQVRSALPGAFRKLTPQEQWRNPVMFLVWVGAALTTVLAVTEPCIGGPADSGGTVVPGSFTGAIAVWLWLTVLFANLAESVAEGRGKAQAETLRKTRTSTMATLVSSYDPKADAAAERAATAQVSSSDLTLGDVVVVAAGELIPGDGDVVWGIASVDESAITGESAPVVRESGGDRSAVTGGTRVLSDRIVVRITSKPGETFVDRMISLVEGAARQKTPNEIALNILLASLSIVFVVVALTLNPIASYAAAPVSVTVLVALLVCLIPTTIGALLSAIGIAGMDRLVQRNVLAMSGRAVEAAGDVTTLLLDKTGTITYGNRRASAFVRLGGVREQELLRAAALSSLADPTPEGVSIVELAEQEHGAFDRSTTGEIVPFAAQTRMSGLDLPDGTRIRKGAGSAVMAWLEEGGNRLPSSLVAELDEQVEHISQSGGTPLVVATRDATGAGHLLGVVHLKDVVKEGLPAKFAEMRAMGIRTVMITGDNPLTAAAIAQEAGVDDFLAEATPEDKLAYIRKEQEGGNLVAMTGDGTNDAPALAQADVGVAMNSGTSAAKEAGNMVDLDSDPSKLIDVVRIGKQLLITRGALTTFSIANDIAKYFAIIPAMFMGVFPQLAALNIMGLHSPASAVLSAIVFNAIVIVFLIPLALRGVKYRPGNASSILGRNLAVYGLGGLIAPFVGIWLIDLVVRLIPGF, from the coding sequence ATGTCCACCATCACCGAACCCCGCCCGGAACCGGCGGGCACCCCCACCCGGACGGGCGGGTTCACCTGGGAACAGGTCCGGTCGGCCCTGCCAGGCGCATTCCGCAAACTCACCCCCCAAGAGCAGTGGCGCAACCCCGTCATGTTCCTCGTCTGGGTCGGTGCCGCGCTCACCACGGTCCTCGCCGTCACGGAGCCGTGCATCGGCGGCCCCGCCGATTCCGGCGGCACGGTGGTGCCAGGGTCGTTCACCGGGGCGATCGCCGTGTGGCTGTGGCTAACCGTGCTGTTCGCGAACCTCGCCGAGTCCGTCGCCGAAGGCCGCGGCAAGGCGCAGGCGGAAACGCTCCGCAAGACCCGCACCAGCACCATGGCCACCCTCGTCAGCAGCTACGACCCGAAGGCCGATGCCGCTGCGGAGCGGGCCGCGACCGCGCAGGTGTCCTCTTCCGATCTCACGCTCGGCGATGTGGTGGTCGTGGCCGCGGGCGAGCTGATCCCCGGCGACGGGGACGTCGTGTGGGGCATCGCGTCGGTGGACGAGTCCGCGATCACGGGCGAATCCGCCCCGGTGGTCCGCGAGTCCGGCGGCGACCGTTCCGCGGTCACCGGCGGCACCCGGGTGCTGTCGGATCGGATCGTGGTGCGCATCACCTCCAAACCGGGTGAAACGTTCGTGGACCGGATGATCTCCCTCGTCGAGGGCGCGGCACGGCAGAAGACGCCGAACGAGATCGCGCTGAACATCCTGCTCGCGTCCCTGTCGATCGTCTTCGTCGTCGTCGCCCTCACCCTGAACCCGATCGCGTCCTACGCGGCCGCCCCCGTGAGCGTCACCGTGCTGGTCGCGCTGCTGGTGTGCCTCATCCCGACGACCATCGGGGCGCTGCTCAGCGCGATCGGCATCGCCGGGATGGACCGGCTCGTGCAGCGCAATGTGCTGGCGATGTCCGGCCGTGCGGTCGAAGCCGCTGGCGATGTGACGACGCTGCTGCTGGACAAGACCGGCACGATCACCTACGGCAACCGGCGCGCCAGCGCGTTCGTCCGCCTCGGCGGGGTGCGTGAGCAGGAGCTGCTCCGGGCCGCCGCGCTGTCGTCGCTGGCGGACCCGACCCCGGAGGGCGTGTCCATCGTGGAGCTCGCCGAGCAGGAGCACGGAGCGTTCGACCGGAGCACGACCGGGGAGATCGTCCCGTTCGCGGCGCAGACGCGCATGTCGGGGCTGGACCTGCCCGATGGCACCCGAATCCGCAAGGGCGCCGGCTCCGCCGTCATGGCGTGGCTGGAGGAGGGCGGGAACCGGTTGCCGTCGTCGCTGGTCGCGGAGCTCGATGAGCAGGTCGAGCACATCTCCCAGTCCGGCGGCACCCCGCTCGTCGTCGCCACCCGGGACGCGACCGGTGCGGGACACCTGCTGGGGGTCGTGCACCTCAAGGACGTCGTCAAGGAGGGGCTGCCGGCGAAGTTCGCCGAGATGCGGGCGATGGGTATCCGCACGGTGATGATCACCGGCGACAACCCACTCACCGCGGCCGCGATCGCGCAGGAAGCCGGCGTCGACGACTTCCTGGCCGAAGCCACCCCGGAGGACAAGCTCGCCTACATCCGCAAGGAGCAGGAGGGCGGGAATCTCGTCGCGATGACCGGCGACGGCACCAACGACGCACCGGCGCTCGCGCAGGCCGATGTCGGGGTCGCGATGAACTCCGGCACCTCCGCGGCGAAAGAAGCCGGGAACATGGTCGACCTCGATTCCGACCCGTCCAAGCTCATCGACGTGGTGCGGATCGGGAAGCAGCTGCTGATCACCCGGGGAGCGTTGACGACGTTCTCGATCGCGAACGACATCGCGAAGTACTTCGCGATCATCCCCGCCATGTTCATGGGCGTGTTCCCGCAGCTCGCCGCGTTGAACATCATGGGCCTGCACTCGCCCGCCTCGGCGGTGCTGTCGGCGATCGTCTTCAACGCGATCGTGATCGTGTTCCTCATCCCGCTCGCGCTGCGCGGAGTGAAGTACCGGCCCGGGAACGCCTCCAGCATCCTCGGCCGCAACCTCGCCGTCTACGGGCTGGGCGGGCTGATCGCCCCCTTCGTCGGGATCTGGCTGATCGACCTGGTCGTCCGCCTCATCCCCGGCTTCTGA